The sequence below is a genomic window from Tenacibaculum tangerinum.
CTTTGTAGGCAGAATCTTCAAAAATGGGCGTATGGTATCTTCCTGCTGCAATATTGGTAGCAAAATCTCCAGGTGCTACGTTCACCACGGTTATTCCGAAACTTTTTACCTCCATACTCAATGCCTCTGTTACCAACTCTAATGCTCCTTTACTTGCCGAATAAATTCCTCTAAACGGTAACCCCATATACCCTGCTATAGAAGTTGTATTGATAATCGTTCCTGATTTTTGGGTACGCATGTGAGGTAACACCGCTTTTATAACGTCTATTGCTCCAAAAAAGTTAGTATTAAAGTTCTCTTTCATTGCTGCTGTCGGAGTATCTTCAATAGGTCCTGTAATTCCTTTTCCCGCATTGTTTATAAGTACGTCTATTTTTCCTTCCGCAGTAATTACTTCAGTAACTGCTTTTTTTATAGATGCTGCATCGGTTACATCCAAGGCCACCATTTGAAATGGAGTACTACCTTTTTTAGGGTTTCTACTGGTTCCGTAAACGGTATACCCTTTATCGTGCAGATAGTTCGCTATTGATTCTCCTATTCCTGAAGAAGCTCCTGTTATGAAAACTATTTTAGACATTATTCTTATTTTGGGCAAATATCTTAAAGTTAGCTTCAATAAAAAAACTTTAAAAATGTATCTTAATTTTACGTCTTAGGAATATGTACTATAAAAGTATATGTTTCACGGTAATTTCAACCAAAGGTTACAAGAAGAAATGTACACAAAGTGCATAACCACCTACTGGGGATTTTGCAATTATAAAATTCCTTCGGTTTATATACAAAATCGACCATGCAAATTAATCTTGCATGTATCATATAATGTGTTTCTCAACTTCGCATTACACGAAAAAGCTGTATTGTAGAAAGTCGAAAAAGAATAGACAGCGACTAACTTTACTCCAATCCTTCCATTTCAGCATCGTAGAAAGCTCCTGCAGCTTCAATAAGTTTTTCCAACTCATTCGCTAAATCTTGCTCATTTTCATTAGCCAAGTCTTCAAACCACTCAACTTCATCATCTTTTAAGTTAATTAAAAAACGAGGATATTCTGTATGCAGCACAAAGATATCTTCCGGGTGCTCGCTGTTATCGGCTAATAAAAATTTAGGTAAGTTCATCGTGTTTCGTTTTAATCAATTGTAAAGTTAATTTATTAAATCGTATAAATAATAAAATGGCAGCTGTTGTTAATCCGGCAAGTAAGCCAAGCCAAATACCAAAGCTGCCATATTTTTCTGCCGTGCCTAAGAAAAAACTAATAGGAAAACCTACTATCCAATACGATATAAAAGTGATGAGTGTGGGTATGGCAACATCTTGTAAACCACGCAATGCTCCCAGCACTACGACTTGAATACTATCGCTTATTTGAAAAAATGCAGCGGCTATTAATAAATTTGCTGCTATTTTCATTACTTCCATATTGTCTTCATAATTCGTTGCGTCGTTTACATCAACGTACAAACTTGGCAACCATTCGTGAAATGCAAAAAACAAAGTGGCAAATATCGTTGCCAAAATCGTTCCTAGTAAAAATATAGAAAATGCTATCCTTCGCAATTCTTTGTAGTTTTGCAATCCTTTTTGATTTCCTACCCTTATCATTGAGGCTACACTCAACCCTGTGGCTACCATAAATGTCATTGAAGATAAATTTAAAGCTATTTGATTCGCTGCTTGAGGGTTTTTTCCTAACAAGCCACTTAACCATATTGCCGCCGTAAAAATAGCTACTTCAAAAAACATTTGCATGGCACTCGGTGTCCCCAAATTGATAATCTTTCGAAGCATCAACGTATCTAACACAAAGAATTTAATATTGGTTACCAAACGTTTAGAACATTCTTTTTTACTTAACAACCACCATAAATAGAGTACCATTACAAACCGTGATAAAAGAGTTCCGTAAGCAGCTCCTACAATTCCTAATTTAGGAAATCCAAACTTTCCATAAATTAATATATAGTTTAGTAACACATTAAGCACATTGGCTAATAACGTAGCGTACATAGGATAGCGAGTCATAGACATGCCATCACTAAATTGTTTAAATCCCTGAAAAACAATCATTGGAATTAACGAAAAAGCCACCAAGTCTAAATACGGAATTGCCAATTCGACCACTTCAGCTGGCTGTTTCATTAAATACATTAATGGTTTCGAAAAAAAATTCCTAAAAAGAGTACAATTCCAATTACGGTACACAAAAAAAGTCCGTGTTTAAAAGTAGACTTTGCTTGTGAAAAATTATTAGAAGCATCGGCTGATGCAATGAGTGGAGTAATTGCCGTCGAAAAACCAATACCTAATGACATAGCAATAAACATAAAACTATTACCCAATGAAACCGCTGCCAATTCAGCAGTTCCCAATTGCCCTACCATAATATTATCAATAAAACTCACAAAGGTATGCCCTAACATACCCAGCATAACTGGCGTTGCAAGTTGTAAGTTATACCTAAACTCAGAAGTATACTGTTGTAAATTCAATTTCTTGGTTTTTCGACATGCGAAGATAACTTTTTTCAAGGAGCGTTGCGTTTATCTTCTTCATTTTTTAATTAATTTAACTACCTTTGATTTTCAAAAAAACAAATACGATATGGCTACGATAACACTACAAGGAAATGAAATAGAAACGATAGGTAACCTGCCTGAAAATGGTAGTGAAGCGATTGATTTTTTGTTAGTCGCTACAGATTTATCAACTAAAAAACTAAGTGATTTTAGCGGTTCTAGATTGATTTTAAACATCTTTCCAAGTATCGATACAGGTACCTGCGCTACTTCAGTTAGAGAATTTAATAAAAGAGCTGCCGAATTAGAAAACACCAAAGTTTTGTGTATTTCGAGAGATTTACCATTTGCTCAAAACCGCTTTTGTGGTGCAGAAGGTATTGAAAATGTGGTAATGTTATCAGATTTCGCAGCAGGTAGATTTGGTAAAGATTACGGTTTAGAAATCGTTACAGGTCCGCTAGCTGGCTTGCATTCTCGTTGTATTGTTATTATTGACGAAAATGGCAAGATACTATACTCTGAGCAAGTAAATGAAACTGCAGATGAACCTAATTACGATGCTGCACTAAAAGCACTTTAAAAGAATATATGAAGAATCCGAATGACGGCTTTTTAAGAGGACGCATACGTAGTATAAAATTTGCTCTAAGAGGAATGTGGCTGTTAATTATTACAGAAGACAGTATCAAAGCACAACTGTTCTTTGGTATTATTGCCACTTTATTAGGTTTTTATTTTCAAATTTCTACTACCGAATGGATGATTCAAACGCTGATAATTGGACTCGTTTTGGTAGCAGAAGCTTTGAATACTGCTATTGAAAAGTTAGCAGATTTTATACACCCTGATTATCATAAAAAAATAGGTTTTATTAAAGATATTGCTGCTGGTGCTCCAGCATTTGCAGCAATCATCTCTTTAATTATAGCTGTAATAATTTACCTTCCTAAAATAATAGCTATATTGTAGCGTTCAATTTATTTCTAACAAAAATACATGGCAAGAAAAAAAACAACTGTTCGTGAGAAACAGCCTAAAAAATCTATCTTTAAAAGAATAAAAAACTTTTTTTCTAACAGACAAAATCAAACTATTATTGGTTTTTTTCTGTTACTGTTTTCTATATTTTTAACTGTAGCTTTTATTTCTTTTTTCTTTTCTTGGCAAGAAGATCAAAGCACGCTGAATCAATTTACAGACAAAACGGTTCTTGCTAAAAATTTATTAGGTAAAATAGGAGCACAATTAAGTGATTTTTTGGTGTATAGAGGTTTCGGTCTGGGCGCTTTTATTATTCCTATAACATTGTTCTTAACTGGTGCTAGAATATTGCTAAAAACCAATTTAAAGAGAATTGTTACTTCTTGGAATTGGAGTATTTTAATGATGCTTTGGTTATCTACGGCACTAGGTTTTGTTGAAAAAAAGCACGCACTATTATCAGGTGTTATTGGATTTGAGCTCAATGAATATTTACAAACTTTTTTAGGCAAAACAGGGTTAACCATTTTACTAATTTTCTTCTTCATTGCCTATTTAATCATTCGTTTTAGCATTACCCCAGAGGTTATTGGCGAGAAAATTCAGAATAGCAAAAAAGAAAGCAGCCTTGAAGATGCTTCTACAACACCCCAAAACGAAACTACTGCTATAAACGATATTGAAGACGCTGAAAAAGAACCTATTCAAAAAGACAAATCTAATTTTGAAGTATCCTTAGAGAATTTACAACCGACGATTACAAACTATTCTGGTATCGATAAAAATTCAGAAAACACACAAAAAGATGAAATTACCTTAAACGTTATACAAACGAACGAGCCCACAACAAAAGTATCAGAACAAACACAGAGAGAAGTAGAAGTTGCCATTGAAAAAATAGCAGAAGAAAAAAGTGTTTCTGAAAATTTATCTGACCAACTTATTAAAGACTTTGGCGAATTTGACCCCACCCTAGAGCTCGGAAACTTTAAATTTCCAACTTTTAACTTACTAAAAGAATACAACGAAAGCATTTCTATAGACCCAACAGAACTCGAAGCAAATAAAAATCAAATTGTAGAAACTTTAAAAAACTATAAAATTGGTATTGCACAAATTAAAGCTACGGTTGGTCCTACTATTACGTTGTATGAAATTGTACCTGAAGCTGGGGTGCGTATTTCTAAAATTAAAAACTTAGAAGACGATATCGCCCTATCACTTTCAGCATTAGGCATACGTATTATCGCTCCTATTCCTGGGAAAGGAACCATTGGTATCGAAGTACCCAATAAGAAGGCAACCATTGTTTCTATGCACTCGGTAATTTCTTCAAAGAAATTTCAAGAATCACCTATGCAACTTCCCATAGCTTTAGGAAAGACCATTTCAAACGAAACCTTTGTCATCGATTTAGCGAAAATGCCTCACTTACTCATGGCGGGTGCTACAGGACAAGGAAAATCGGTAGGACTAAACGCTATCTTAACCTCACTTCTGTATAAAAAACACCCTGCTGAAGTGAAATTTGTACTGGTTGACCCTAAGAAAGTAGAATTGACATTATTCAACAAAATAGAACGTCATTACTTAGCAAAATTGCCAGATGATTCTGAAGCCATTATTACCGATACAACCAAGGTAGTGAATACCTTAAACTCATTGTGTATTGAAATGGATAACCGTTACGACTTACTCAAAAATGCCATGGTTCGTAACCTTAAAGAATACAATGCGAAATTTAAGGCTCGAAAACTAAATCCTGAAAACGGACACCGATTCTTACCATACATCGTATTGGTAATTGATGAGTTTGCCGATTTAATTATGACCGCGGGTAAAGAAGTAGAAACTCCTATTGCGCGTTTGGCACAATTAGCTCGTGCCATTGGTATTCATTTAATCGTGGCAACCCAACGTCCGTCAGTAAACGTAATTACAGGTATTATCAAAGCGAACTTCCCTTCTAGAATTGCCTTTAGAGTGACTTCAAAAATTGACTCTAGAACGATTTTAGATGCTCCAGGAGCAGATCAATTAATTGGTCGAGGAGATTTATTATATTCTGGAGGAAATGATATTATACGTATTCAATGTGCTTTTGTAGACACCCCAGAAGTCGAAAAAATAACCGATTTTATTGGTTCTCAAAGAGCATATCCAGAGGCATATTTGTTACCAGAATACGTTGATGATGAAGGTGGCACAAATCTTGATATTGACATTGAAGACAGAGACAAACTGTTTAAAGAAGCTGCTGAAATTATTGTAACAGCACAACAAGGTTCGGCATCGTTATTGCAACGTAAGTTAAAGTTAGGATACAATCGTGCTGGTAGATTAATTGACCAACTAGAAGCAGCAGGCATTGTAGGTCCTTTCGAAGGTAGCAAAGCGCGACAAGTGCTAATACCTGATTTGATTGCTTTAGAGCAATTATTAGAAAATGAAAAAGAATTAATAATTAAAACTATTCCGAAACTGGAAACAAGAAAGAAGATGAAAAAAATAGGAGTATTATTTATTGGATTGTGTGTTAGTATGAGCACTATGGGACAAACAAATTCTTCAGAAGCGAAGAAATTGCTCAATGAAGTTTCAGCCAAAATGGGTGCTTATAAAAATATGGTTATTGGTTTTAGCTCTTCATTAATAAATAAAGAAGCAGGCATTACCAACGACCCTCCAATTAGAGGTGAAATTACCTTGGCAGGAGAAAAATACAACTTAGATTATTTAGGAAATACGTTTATTTTCGACGGAAAAAAACTTGTGGTTATTAATAAAGATGAAAAAGAAATAAGTATTAATAACGGAAACTTAGACGATGAAGACGGTTTCATTTACCCTTCAAAATTACTAACCTTTTATAAAGAAGGGTACAATTATCAAATGGGCGCTTTAGAAAACAGTAACGGACGTAGAGTGCAATACATCAACTTAACTCCTATAGATAGCAACTCTGATATTGTAAAAGTTAAGTTAGGTATCGATGCAAAAACAAAGCACATTTACAAATTAACACAAATAGGTTCTAATGGTTCAGAAACCACCTTTACCATTACCAAATTTAAAAGCAACCAACCTATATCTGCTCAGCTTTTTTCTTTTGATAGAACAAAGTATGCCAAACAAGGATATTACATAGACTAAAAAAACAACAAAAGTTTTGTTTCTGATTTACTTATAAAATCATTAACAAAACTTTTATGTTTATATCCCGCTAACCTACTACCTTTGCATCTGTGAAAACATTAGACAGATATATATTAAAAAGCTTTTTAATACCATTTTTAGCCACCTTCTTTATCATTTTATTTGTACTGGTAATGCAAGCACTGTGGCTCGCTTTCGATAATTTTGCTGGTAAAGGTATAAGCGTAGGAATTATTTTAAAATTCCTATGGTACACCACCCTTATTGTAGCTCCGCAAGCGTTGCCCATTGGTGTTTTACTATCTTCTATTATGACGCTGGGTAGCCTATCTGAAAACTACGAATTTGCCGCAGCAAAATCTGCTGGAGTATCTTTACAACGCATGGTTCGTCCTATTGTTTTCTTAGCTATTTTTTTAAGCGGAATTAACTTTCTGTTTCTTAATTACGTATACCCTTATGCTATGTTAAAGCAATTAAACATGAAGGTAAATATTAAGAAGAAACAACCTGCCATTGCTTTAGTTGCGGGTGGATTTAATACTGAAATTCCGAATTTTCAAATAAAATTCAAAGAAAAATATGGCGAAGAAGACAATCTTTTAAAAGAGGTCATGATCTATGATTTGTCTTCCAAAAAAGGAAATAACAAAATTATAACTGCAAAGAAAGGGGAGATTCTTTCAGAAGATGGAAGTCGTTACATGACGTTAATTTTAAAAGACGGATACTACTTTGAGCATCACGAAAAAGTAGGAATGCCTTTTAAAGAGCGTGAAAAAATGGCAGCCTCTTATGCCGATTTTGAAAAGTATACTATAAATATTGATATCTCTTCTTTTAATGATGATGATATTGACGATTTAAAGTATACTAAAAACTTTAATATGTTAAGTTTAAAACAATTAAACGACACCTTACCTACCCTAAAACGAGACTACGATGCCTTTGTGAGCAGTAGAGCTAAAAACTTATTTTTAAGTATTGATATAGAAGACCTACACCAATACCCTGATTCTTTAATAAACAAGGAGTTATCACTTAACATTCTCGATAATTTTGATTTAAAAGAAAAAAGAAATATTCTCTCTATAGCTACCTCAAAGTTAGAGCGTACGATCAACAACAATAATTCTAACAAAGAAACCTTAAAAAACAAACGAAAGTATTTAAACTTATACGATATTGAGTTTTACAATCGCGTAGCCTTTTCGCTTTCTTGCTTATTGCTTTTCTTTATTGGAGCCCCTTTGGGTTCTATTATCAGAAAAGGAGGTATGGGAATGCCTATGATTTTAGCTATTTGTATTTATGTTTTATACTTTTTCTCCAATACTTTCGGAAGAAACCTAGCCGAAGAAAGCTCTTTAACCGCCATTTTTGGCTCTTGGCTAAGTGTGTTTTTAATGCTACCTTTGGCAATTACGTTAACGGTGAGAGCTACCAAAGACAAAGGACTATTTGATGTGAATAGCTTTTTTGCTCCAATACAAAACTTTGTAAAAAACTTATTCTCAAAAAAAGAGAAAAACGCAACATAATGACAACACAAACCACAACGAACATTCAATTAAATACTATTGAAGAAGCCATAGAAGATATTAAAAACGGTAAAGTTATTATCGTGGTTGATGATGAAGATCGAGAAAATGAAGGTGATTTTTTAGCAGCAGCTGAAAAAATTACTCCAGAAATGATTAATTTCATGGCAACACACGGTCGTGGATTAATTTGTACGCCCCTTACTGAAACTCGTTGTAAAGAGTTGGAGTTAGACATGATGGTTAGTAACAATACCGACCCTATGGAAACGGCGTTTACCGTATCGGTAGATTTACGTGGAAATGGAGTTACTACAGGTATTTCTGCTTCTGATAGAGCCAAAACCGTACAAGCCTTAATAAATCCTGATACGAAACCTTTTGATTTAGCTCGACCTGGACATATTTTTCCTTTAAAAGCTAAAACTGGAGGGGTATTACGTAGAACTGGGCATACCGAAGCTGCTATCGACTTTGCGCGTTTGGCTGGTTTACAACCCGCTGGTGTTATTGTTGAAATTATGAATGAAGACGGTACCATGGCACGCTTACCTCAACTAATGAAAGTAGCTGAAAAATTTGATTTAAAAATCGTTTCTATTGAAAATTTAGTAGCGTACCGAATGGAGCACGATTCGTTAATTGAAAAGAAAGAAGATTTTAATATACAAACTCGTTTTGGAGATTTTCGCTTACATGCTTACCAGCAAACTACCAATAACCAAATTCATATTGCTTTAACCAAGGGAACTTGGAGTAAAAATGAACCTGTTTTAACACGTATAAATTCTACGTTGGTAAACAACGATATTTTAGGAACCTTAACTAACAATGCCGATCAAAAATTAGATCAAATGTTTAAGGTGATTAATGACGAAGGCAGAGGTGCTATTATATTTATTAACCAACAAATGCAAGCGTTAAATTTATTAAACAGACTTCGTGGCTTAAAAGAAAACCAAGAAAAAGGAGAACTAAAAGCTCCTAATGTTGTGATGGATAATAAAGATTTTGGTATTGGCGCACAGATTTTACACGATTTACACATTCATAAACTACGTCTTGTTTCTAATACCAAACAAGCCAAACGTGTGGGTATGATTGGTTACGGACTGGAGATAGTTGATTACGTAAACTACTAATTATAAACATAAAAAAAAACGGAGTTAACAGTTAACTCCGTTTTTTTTTATGTTTGAAACCCGTCTCAACAAACTTTCAGTAAAAGCGATGGTAATGCGCTATTCAGGTGTTTTTACTAACTTTTCTTGTCTATTAGCCCCTATTTTTTGCAAAACAAAAAACACAAAGCCTCCTGCAAAATACAACATAACATCTATTACATCGGCTGTATATCTCGAATAATAGTTGGGTAAAATAAGTTCGAATACTATTGAATATACAACACAGATATACAATATCACTCCCAAAGAAATTTGATAGCTCTTATCTCCCCTGCTCCACTGCAAAATAAAAAGGCAAATGGTAAGTACAATAGGAATGATTAAAAAATCATTTACGTAATTATTCACGACACTTGGTAATTTAACCCCCAGCTTTTGAGCACTGTAAATAAGAGTCCCTACAGTTACTGATATTATAAAGTAGTATGGAAGTGCTTTTTGTTGCATATAATTCTATCCTGCTGCTACCATGGCTATGATCCATGCTATAAATGCACCAATGGCACTTACCAACAAGTACCCTGAATATAAAATCCATCCAACAATTTTATACAACCAAAACGGATGGTTTTTTAAACGTTCTGCGATATTTGGATTGCTAATTTTTTCTTGTGCCTTTTTCAGCTCTTTTTCTTTGTATGCTGTAGCTTTTTGTGCTCGTTTCTTTTCAAAAGAAATAAGGGTATTGCAGTTTTTGCAATAATCTCTGTTAGTATTAAAAACACCGCAATTAGGGCATTTAACGTTTCTAGTAATTGCCATTATTTTATTCTTCTCTAAAACTATACTTGTTTTTATTCTTGTAAGGACGTATGATAAGCCTTGTTTCTCTATCAAAACGGATATAATTATACACCCAATTCATAAATACAATTACTTTATTTCTAAATCCTATGAGAGAAAACAGATGTACAAACATCCAAACAAACCAAGCAAAAACTCCCTGAAACTTCCACTTAGGCAAATCAACTACTGCTTTATTTCTTCCTATCGTTGCCATAGAGCCTTTATCGTGATATACAAATGGTTTTTGTTTTTTATTATTCAGCTTTGCTAATATATTTTTTCCCAGTAATTTTCCTTGTTGAATGGCAGGTTGTGCCATCATTGGATGTCCATAGGAATAGTTTTTGGTCTCCATACACGCTACGTCTCCGATAGCATAAATATTGTCATACCCTATTATTTTATTGTATTCATCTACTTTAAATCGATTGGCTCTTTCAACCATACAAACATTCTTTAAACCATTAACAGCAGCTCCTTTTACTCCTGCTGCCCAAATTACAGTTTGTGCTTTGAAGTGATCTTCTCCGTTTGTGGTTACTGTTTCACCATCATAGTCTAACACACGAAGGTCTTTCCATACATCTACTCCGAGTTTTATTAAAAAATCTTCAGCATTTTCAGAGGCTTTGTTACTCATGCCTTTTAACAATTCTCCAGAACTTTGAATAAGATTAATTTTCATCTGACGAATATCCAAATCTGGATAATCTTTAGGAAGTATTCCTTTTTTCATTTCTGCTAGTGCTCCTGCCAATTCGACCCCAGTTGGTCCTCCTCCAACAATTACAAAATTCATCAATGCTAAGCGCTTTTCTAAATCGGTTTCTAGCAATGCTTCTTCAAAATTTTCTAATACCAAACTACGAATATTCAATGCTTGCGGAACCGATTTCATTTCCATAGCATACTTTTGAATATTGGTATTTCCAAAAAAATTAGTAGTAGATCCCGTAGCAATAATCAACTCGTCATATTCTAAATTACCTATAGTAGTTTCTACTGTATTAATTTCTGCATTAATATTGGTAACTTTTGCCAATCTGAAATAAAAATTTTCAATATCATTAAATCGCTTTCGCAAAGGAAATGCAATACTATCAGGCTCTAAGCCCCCAGTTGCCACTTGGTATAATAATGGTTGAAAAGTATGGTAATTATGTTTATCTATTAAAACAACTTGCAATTCTTGATTTTCTAATGCTCTTGCAGCAGCCAATCCTGCAAACCCTCCTCCTACAATAATTACTCTTGGAAAACTTGTTTGAGGTATATTCATCTTATACTAAATTTTGTAAAAAACAAATTTAACT
It includes:
- a CDS encoding SDR family oxidoreductase, with the translated sequence MSKIVFITGASSGIGESIANYLHDKGYTVYGTSRNPKKGSTPFQMVALDVTDAASIKKAVTEVITAEGKIDVLINNAGKGITGPIEDTPTAAMKENFNTNFFGAIDVIKAVLPHMRTQKSGTIINTTSIAGYMGLPFRGIYSASKGALELVTEALSMEVKSFGITVVNVAPGDFATNIAAGRYHTPIFEDSAYKEKYAENLALMDAHVDSGADPRIMATAICKIIENKNPKIHYKVGGFMEKFSIVLKRILPDKVYEKLLMNHYKL
- the tpx gene encoding thiol peroxidase, yielding MATITLQGNEIETIGNLPENGSEAIDFLLVATDLSTKKLSDFSGSRLILNIFPSIDTGTCATSVREFNKRAAELENTKVLCISRDLPFAQNRFCGAEGIENVVMLSDFAAGRFGKDYGLEIVTGPLAGLHSRCIVIIDENGKILYSEQVNETADEPNYDAALKAL
- a CDS encoding diacylglycerol kinase family protein, which encodes MKNPNDGFLRGRIRSIKFALRGMWLLIITEDSIKAQLFFGIIATLLGFYFQISTTEWMIQTLIIGLVLVAEALNTAIEKLADFIHPDYHKKIGFIKDIAAGAPAFAAIISLIIAVIIYLPKIIAIL
- a CDS encoding LptF/LptG family permease; the protein is MKTLDRYILKSFLIPFLATFFIILFVLVMQALWLAFDNFAGKGISVGIILKFLWYTTLIVAPQALPIGVLLSSIMTLGSLSENYEFAAAKSAGVSLQRMVRPIVFLAIFLSGINFLFLNYVYPYAMLKQLNMKVNIKKKQPAIALVAGGFNTEIPNFQIKFKEKYGEEDNLLKEVMIYDLSSKKGNNKIITAKKGEILSEDGSRYMTLILKDGYYFEHHEKVGMPFKEREKMAASYADFEKYTINIDISSFNDDDIDDLKYTKNFNMLSLKQLNDTLPTLKRDYDAFVSSRAKNLFLSIDIEDLHQYPDSLINKELSLNILDNFDLKEKRNILSIATSKLERTINNNNSNKETLKNKRKYLNLYDIEFYNRVAFSLSCLLLFFIGAPLGSIIRKGGMGMPMILAICIYVLYFFSNTFGRNLAEESSLTAIFGSWLSVFLMLPLAITLTVRATKDKGLFDVNSFFAPIQNFVKNLFSKKEKNAT
- the ribB gene encoding 3,4-dihydroxy-2-butanone-4-phosphate synthase, with protein sequence MTTQTTTNIQLNTIEEAIEDIKNGKVIIVVDDEDRENEGDFLAAAEKITPEMINFMATHGRGLICTPLTETRCKELELDMMVSNNTDPMETAFTVSVDLRGNGVTTGISASDRAKTVQALINPDTKPFDLARPGHIFPLKAKTGGVLRRTGHTEAAIDFARLAGLQPAGVIVEIMNEDGTMARLPQLMKVAEKFDLKIVSIENLVAYRMEHDSLIEKKEDFNIQTRFGDFRLHAYQQTTNNQIHIALTKGTWSKNEPVLTRINSTLVNNDILGTLTNNADQKLDQMFKVINDEGRGAIIFINQQMQALNLLNRLRGLKENQEKGELKAPNVVMDNKDFGIGAQILHDLHIHKLRLVSNTKQAKRVGMIGYGLEIVDYVNY
- a CDS encoding NAD(P)/FAD-dependent oxidoreductase, whose product is MNIPQTSFPRVIIVGGGFAGLAAARALENQELQVVLIDKHNYHTFQPLLYQVATGGLEPDSIAFPLRKRFNDIENFYFRLAKVTNINAEINTVETTIGNLEYDELIIATGSTTNFFGNTNIQKYAMEMKSVPQALNIRSLVLENFEEALLETDLEKRLALMNFVIVGGGPTGVELAGALAEMKKGILPKDYPDLDIRQMKINLIQSSGELLKGMSNKASENAEDFLIKLGVDVWKDLRVLDYDGETVTTNGEDHFKAQTVIWAAGVKGAAVNGLKNVCMVERANRFKVDEYNKIIGYDNIYAIGDVACMETKNYSYGHPMMAQPAIQQGKLLGKNILAKLNNKKQKPFVYHDKGSMATIGRNKAVVDLPKWKFQGVFAWFVWMFVHLFSLIGFRNKVIVFMNWVYNYIRFDRETRLIIRPYKNKNKYSFREE